One genomic segment of Flavobacteriaceae bacterium includes these proteins:
- a CDS encoding YqgE/AlgH family protein produces MVQLTKGKLLIAEPSILNDHSFNRAIILLTEHTENSTIGFILNKPLDYTVKDLIPEIDCNFLVYQGGPVDQDSLFFIHKSPDLIRDGIKVTEDIYWGGDFNSLKDALINQEISPSQIRFFLGYSGWISNQLDDEIAANSWFISENDFTNILNEDNKSLWKNKLLQKGGEYKIWANAPGNINLN; encoded by the coding sequence ATAGTGCAGCTAACCAAAGGAAAGTTGTTAATAGCCGAGCCCTCTATTTTAAATGACCACTCTTTTAACAGGGCAATTATTCTATTAACGGAACACACCGAAAATAGCACTATTGGTTTTATTCTTAACAAACCTTTAGATTATACCGTAAAAGACCTCATCCCGGAGATTGATTGTAATTTCTTAGTATACCAGGGAGGTCCCGTGGATCAGGATAGTCTGTTTTTCATACATAAATCTCCCGATCTAATACGAGATGGTATAAAAGTTACTGAAGATATTTACTGGGGAGGTGATTTCAATTCGTTAAAAGATGCTTTAATCAATCAAGAAATCAGCCCCTCTCAAATACGATTTTTCTTAGGATATTCGGGTTGGATATCAAATCAATTAGACGATGAAATAGCAGCTAATTCCTGGTTTATATCTGAAAACGATTTTACAAATATTTTAAATGAGGACAACAAAAGTCTTTGGAAAAATAAACTGCTGCAAAAAGGAGGTGAATATAAAATCTGGGCAAATGCTCCTGGCAATATCAACTTGAATTAA